In the genome of Raphanus sativus cultivar WK10039 chromosome 4, ASM80110v3, whole genome shotgun sequence, one region contains:
- the LOC108853236 gene encoding putative F-box/kelch-repeat protein At5g24040: MENWSELPSEIIHSISLRIDNLFDLIHFRSVCSFWRSSSLLKFRPLTSPRYCPFPVDSSGCGDDCYVSSNRVYLVKSSSDHNGPRYWLFKLRETENGDIVLSNFFERSYCRYVNPPFSLDLLRCQVIELAQEHVACYTWSDGFQNLFQEEGRIGFMSLDADNNEFMVLGNSIFPAPTVYRSIDERWTELQITHPDANLEGIVSYKSKFYAIDLTGRTLIVEPTLQVTSFQRSRPCDKTRKRWLLNSGDKVLLVEMCSESHADFSIPDIPEKKIWFEVSELDVERNDWNQVEDVDGRVLFLGEYCSFSCLATEIQGFRGNSIIFPDLWGRTNSNEHESILVYEFNEQGVRSVEDIPEYIELFPSPTTWVISNA; encoded by the exons ATGGAGAACTGGTCTGAGTTGCCGTCGGAGATCATCCACTCTATCTCCTTGAGAATTGACAACCTCTTTGATTTGATCCACTTCCGGTCAGTATGTTCCTTTTGGCGATCCTCTAGTCTCCTCAAATTTCGACCGTTGACATCACCTAGATATTGTCCTTTTCCCGTTGACTCTAGCGGTTGTGGTGATGATTGTTATGTCTCGAGCAACCGTGTTTACCTTGTCAAGTCTTCTTCTGATCACAACGGTCCTCGATAttg GTTGTTTAAGCTACGGGAGACAGAGAATGGAGATATAGTTCTATCTAATTTTTTCGAAAGAAGTTACTGTAGATATGTGAATCCACCTTTTTCACTTGACTTGCTCAGATGTCAAGTCATTGAGTTAGCTCAAGAACATGTGGCTTGTTACACTTGGTCCGACGGATTCCAAAATCTGTTTCAGGAGGAAGGACGCATTGGATTTATGAGTTTAGACGCAGATAACAACGAATTTATGGTTCTAGGGAATTCCATATTCCCGGCTCCCACGGTGTATAGGTCAATCGATGAGCGTTGGACTGAGCTCCAGATCACACATCCCGATGCAAATCTCGAAGGGATAGTTTCATATAAAAGTAAGTTTTACGCCATTGATCTCACCGGGAGGACATTAATTGTAGAGCCAACTCTACAAGTGACTTCGTTTCAGCGGTCTAGACCGTGTGATAAGACAAGGAAACGTTGG CTTCTAAACTCAGGGGACAAGGTCCTTCTCGTGGAGATGTGCTCAGAGAGCCACGCCGATTTTTCCATACCTGATATCCCTGAGAAGAAGATATGGTTCGAAGTTTCAGAGTTAGACGTGGAGAGAAACGATTGGAATCAAGTGGAAGATGTGGATGGTCGTGTACTGTTCTTGGGGGAATATTGCTCCTTCTCGTGCTTGGCTACTGAGATTCAGGGGTTTAGAGGCAACTCTATAATCTTTCCGGACCTGTGGGGAAGAACTAATTCGAATGAGCATGAAAGCATTCTCGTGTATGAGTTCAATGAGCAAGGAGTTAGGTCTGTAGAAGACATTCCCGAGTATATTGAGCTGTTTCCATCTCCCACTACTTGGGTAATCTCAAACGCATGA